In one Lycium barbarum isolate Lr01 chromosome 7, ASM1917538v2, whole genome shotgun sequence genomic region, the following are encoded:
- the LOC132604191 gene encoding uncharacterized protein LOC132604191, with amino-acid sequence MLLRAASVILINAEKRRLIEVFPDNVKEVWKEWEVEVLILVSLTLQIVLVLFGKRRQCVARLWIRLILWTAYLLADWVATVALGVISQNTLDKCQRASNLKDELMSFWAPFMLLHLGGPDTITAYSLEDNELWLRHLVGLIIQSGLAFYILLLSLPGSSWLPILSLFIFISGLIKFCERTYALHSAKTMNLRDSILTPPDPGPNYAKFMEEFTLKKAEGFYVMADEVKEIPVPIDHSYHTGKDKLLLISEAYDQFQTFKRLFVDLILSFQDRDNSQSYFQKLTPKEAFDVIEAELGFAYDTFFTKAPVIYTPLGCILRVVTISCTLFSWLLFSLCKERSKYHILDQILTYLLLVVALLLEIYALIILLNSDWIKIWLSKGKQDGIFHQFLLSKRCLQRSNKTRWSNCTPQYNLLSYCLEFKPLPFLRFQKLFMVDELLEKHKYKRYVEVSPELKDLIFNHFQKFAGKSNNEPDPTVLYRRRGSIALNENACPSLVWSEVEFDQSILIWHIATDLCYYLENNIVDGSTTHSIESKQSKQLSDYMLYLLVMCPFMLPIGIGMIRFRDTCAEAKDFFKERNLEKKTLAIACGKLLTVNTEVKPAKVKGDRSKSVLFDACILAKALQQKGKEQKWKVISEVWVEMLAYAATHCRGNHHAQQLRKGGELLTHVWLLMAHLGITEQFQIYRGHARAKLVVK; translated from the coding sequence CTGCTAGTGTAATATTGATTAATGCTGAGAAGAGAAGGCTAATAGAAGTGTTTCCAGACAACGTGAAGGAAGTATGGAAAGAATGGGAAGTAGAAGTGCTGATTCTAGTAAGCCTCACCTTGCAGATTGTGCTTGTTCTGTTTGGAAAGCGCAGGCAGTGTGTGGCGAGATTATGGATCAGATTGATTCTATGGACAGCTTACTTACTGGCAGATTGGGTTGCTACTGTTGCATTAGGTGTCATCTCTCAGAATACGTTGGATAAATGCCAACGAGCAAGCAACTTAAAGGATGAGTTAATGTCATTCTGGGCGCCATTTATGCTGCTGCATCTTGGCGGTCCTGACACTATCACGGCTTATTCATTGGAGGATAATGAGCTGTGGTTAAGGCATTTAGTAGGTCTGATAATCCAGAGTGGACTAGCATTCTATATCTTACTTTTGTCCTTGCCAGGCTCTTCTTGGCTTCCAATTCTAAGCTTGTTCATCTTCATATCTGGTCTTATCAAGTTCTGTGAGCGGACGTATGCTCTCCACTCTGCAAAAACAATGAATCTCCGGGACTCAATCCTGACGCCCCCAGATCCTGGACCAAATTATGCTAAATTCATGGAGGAATTTACTTTGAAGAAAGCTGAGGGCTTCTACGTGATGGCAGATGAGGTTAAAGAAATCCCAGTTCCAATTGATCATTCTTACCATACTGGTAAAGATAAATTGCTGCTGATATCTGAAGCTTATGATCAGTTCCAGACTTTTAAACGCCTATTTGTGGACCTCATCCTCAGCTTCCAGGACCGAGACAACAGCCAATCTTACTTCCAGAAACTTACTCCAAAAGAAGCTTTCGATGTGATTGAGGCAGAGTTAGGATTTGCATATGATACCTTCTTTACCAAAGCACCCGTTATTTATACTCCTCTAGGCTGCATTCTTCGTGTGGTTACTATTTCTTGCACTCTTTTTAGCTGGCTTTTATTTTCTTTATGTAAGGAGAGATCTAAATACCACATACTTGACCAAATTCTCACTTATCTGCTGCTGGTTGTGGCCCTTCTCCTGGAAATATATGCATTGATTATCTTGCTGAACTCAGACTGGATAAAAATTTGGCTAAGCAAAGGAAAACAGGACGGAATATTTCACCAGTTCCTCCTAAGCAAGCGGTGTTTGCAAAGATCAAATAAAACAAGGTGGTCCAATTGCACACCCCAATACAATTTGCTGAGCTATTGTCTTGAGTTCAAGCCTCTCCCGTTCCTCAGGTTCCAAAAACTCTTCATGGTCGATGAGCTCTTGGAAAAACACAAGTACAAGAGGTATGTAGAAGTCTCCCCAGAGTTAAAGGATCTGatctttaaccatttccaaaAGTTTGCAGGAAAAAGTAATAACGAGCCTGATCCTACGGTCTTATACAGAAGGAGAGGCAGTATAGCGCTTAATGAAAATGCCTGCCCCTCCCTAGTTTGGTCCGAGGTAGAATTTGATCAAAGCATCCTTATTTGGCACATTGCTACTGATCTATGCTATTACTTGGAAAATAACATTGTCGATGGAAGTACTACTCATTCCATAGAATCCAAGCAAAGTAAGCAATTATCAGATTATATGTTGTATCTTTTAGTAATGTGCCCCTTTATGCTTCCAATAGGAATTGGGATGATCAGATTTAGAGACACATGTGCTGAAGCTAAAGATTTTTTCAAAGAGAGGAATCTGGAAAAAAAGACATTAGCTATAGCCTGTGGCAAGTTGCTCACAGTGAATACTGAAGTTAAACCAGCCAAAGTGAAAGGGGATAGGAGCAAGAGCGTGTTGTTCGATGCGTGCATACTTGCCAAAGCATTGCAACAAAAGGGAAAGGAGCAGAAATGGAAAGTCATCAGTGAAGTATGGGTGGAGATGCTTGCTTATGCTGCTACACATTGCAGAGGGAACCATCACGCCCAGCAGCTTCGTAAAGGAGGAGAGCTTCTTACTCATGTCTGGCTTCTCATGGCACATCTTGGCATCACAGAGCAATTCCAGATATACAGAGGCCATGCTAGAGCCAAGCTCGTCGTCAAGTAA